A region of Chitinophaga horti DNA encodes the following proteins:
- the fabF gene encoding beta-ketoacyl-ACP synthase II, giving the protein MRTVTLRRVVITGLGAITPLGNDVNTFWNNLKAGKSGAGPITRFDTTDFKTKFACELKGLNIDDFIEKKEARKMDLFTQYAMVVAEEAIKSANVDLEKIDRTKFGVIWASGNGGMQTFEDQIIEFAQANFVPKFNPFFIPRLISDIAAGQIAMKYGLMGINYCTISACASSNSALVDAFNYVRMGKANMIIAGGSEAPVTRAGIAGFNALKALSTRNDDPTSAARPFDVDRDGFVMGEGAGALILEDYDHAIARGATIYGEMVGGAMTADAYHLTATHPEGLGARLGMQQALEDAELTLEDVDYINAHATSTPLGDLSELKAINTLFGEHAKKLNVSATKSMTGHLLGAAGAIEAIACIKAISDSLVPPTINTTNVDPNVPQGINLTIGQAQQREINVAMSNTFGFGGHNAIAVFKKYVK; this is encoded by the coding sequence ATGCGCACTGTTACACTGAGAAGAGTAGTGATTACCGGCCTGGGAGCGATAACGCCGCTTGGTAACGACGTTAACACATTCTGGAATAACCTGAAAGCCGGCAAAAGTGGTGCAGGACCTATTACCAGGTTTGATACTACAGACTTCAAAACAAAATTTGCCTGTGAGCTGAAAGGCTTAAACATAGATGACTTCATTGAGAAGAAAGAGGCCCGTAAGATGGACCTGTTTACTCAATACGCGATGGTAGTGGCCGAAGAGGCTATTAAAAGCGCCAACGTGGACCTGGAGAAGATCGATCGTACCAAGTTCGGTGTGATCTGGGCGTCAGGCAACGGCGGTATGCAAACCTTCGAAGACCAGATCATCGAGTTTGCGCAGGCTAACTTCGTTCCTAAGTTCAATCCTTTCTTCATTCCCCGACTGATATCCGACATTGCTGCCGGTCAGATCGCGATGAAGTATGGCCTGATGGGTATTAACTATTGTACCATTTCGGCCTGTGCCTCTTCCAACAGTGCGCTGGTAGATGCATTTAACTATGTACGCATGGGTAAAGCCAATATGATCATAGCAGGTGGTTCCGAAGCTCCGGTAACCCGCGCTGGTATTGCTGGCTTTAACGCCCTTAAAGCCCTTTCTACCCGTAACGACGATCCAACCAGCGCCGCCCGTCCCTTCGACGTGGACCGTGACGGTTTCGTAATGGGTGAAGGTGCAGGAGCGCTTATCCTCGAAGATTACGATCACGCGATTGCCCGTGGTGCAACTATATATGGTGAAATGGTAGGTGGCGCGATGACCGCTGATGCTTACCACCTCACAGCTACCCATCCGGAAGGTTTGGGTGCAAGACTGGGTATGCAGCAGGCGCTGGAAGATGCCGAGCTTACGCTGGAAGACGTGGATTACATCAATGCACACGCTACTTCTACCCCGCTGGGCGACCTGAGCGAGCTGAAGGCCATCAACACCCTGTTTGGCGAGCACGCAAAAAAACTGAACGTGAGCGCTACCAAATCAATGACCGGTCACCTTTTGGGTGCAGCTGGTGCTATTGAAGCTATCGCCTGTATCAAAGCTATTTCCGATAGCCTGGTACCGCCGACCATCAATACAACCAACGTAGACCCGAACGTTCCGCAGGGCATTAACCTCACTATTGGCCAGGCGCAGCAGCGTGAGATCAACGTGGCGATGAGTAACACCTTCGGTTTCGGTGGTCACAATGCGATCGCGGTATTTAAGAAATACGTGAAATAA
- a CDS encoding FecR family protein, which translates to MKQELDHINWALVYAILAGEADEQQEAQWRELFLSQERYRQVYESLKPAFLNAETDVAVHQRLQFISRLHEPAAPVPAKVRPMRYWQAAAVLLICSSIAGVTAYLSGLKKQKTQAVTWQQIKAGAGRLTTVTFPEGSTVRLAPLSTIRFPNQFTGGQREVYLSGEGYFNVTKDESPFLVHSGDITTRVLGTAFSVNANDDEEVCVSLVEGKVQVLKHAADTAQALAVLTPNQSLRYHVVEDSWEVKRFSEQEAAVIKNGGIVFNAAPLKEVAGLLENYYDVKVVFEDAGIAQLRFTSMFRQPSLREILQAVKVANKVDFIIRDSTIYLKKKH; encoded by the coding sequence GTGAAACAGGAACTTGATCATATTAACTGGGCGCTGGTATATGCTATACTGGCCGGTGAGGCGGACGAGCAGCAGGAAGCGCAGTGGCGTGAATTGTTCCTGTCGCAGGAACGTTACCGCCAGGTGTACGAAAGCCTGAAGCCCGCTTTTCTGAATGCGGAAACAGATGTGGCAGTGCATCAGCGGCTGCAGTTCATATCGCGCCTGCACGAACCAGCCGCGCCGGTGCCTGCGAAAGTAAGGCCGATGCGCTACTGGCAAGCCGCGGCGGTGTTGCTGATATGCAGCTCTATTGCCGGCGTAACAGCGTATTTGTCCGGCCTTAAAAAACAAAAAACGCAAGCCGTTACCTGGCAACAAATAAAAGCAGGTGCAGGCCGGCTTACCACCGTTACGTTCCCCGAAGGTTCAACGGTACGACTGGCGCCTTTAAGCACTATCCGTTTCCCGAACCAGTTTACAGGCGGGCAGCGGGAGGTATACCTGAGTGGAGAGGGCTATTTCAATGTTACGAAAGACGAATCGCCCTTCCTGGTGCATTCAGGTGATATTACCACGCGGGTATTAGGTACCGCTTTTAGTGTGAACGCGAATGATGATGAGGAAGTATGCGTAAGCCTGGTAGAAGGTAAGGTGCAGGTGCTGAAACATGCAGCCGATACGGCACAGGCGCTCGCGGTGTTAACACCTAACCAATCGCTCCGCTACCATGTGGTGGAAGATAGCTGGGAGGTGAAACGCTTTTCCGAACAGGAAGCAGCGGTGATCAAAAACGGTGGCATCGTGTTTAACGCAGCGCCATTAAAGGAAGTAGCCGGACTGCTGGAAAATTATTACGATGTAAAAGTGGTGTTCGAGGACGCGGGTATCGCACAACTGCGCTTTACCAGCATGTTCCGCCAACCGTCTTTAAGAGAAATATTACAGGCCGTAAAGGTCGCCAACAAAGTGGACTTTATTATTCGCGACAGTACCATCTATCTAAAAAAGAAACATTAA
- the aspS gene encoding aspartate--tRNA ligase encodes MYRSHTCGELRMEHVGQQVSLAGWVQTTRRISKTILFVDLRDRYGVTQLLMGENLVQQLEEQPLGREFVIQVKGNVTERAAKNPNMPTGDIEISVSELTILNGAKTPPFTIQDDTDGGDELRMKYRYLDLRRNAVKQNLELRYRVNRAARNFLDTKGFMDIETPFLIKSTPEGARDFVVPSRMNDNQFYALPQSPQTFKQLLMVSGYDRYYQVVKCFRDEDLRADRQPEFTQIDCEMSFVEQEDILNTFEGMTKFIFKEIKGIEFNEAFPRMTWDDAMKYYGNDKPDIRFEMKLVDFTAAAQGNGFKVFDDAELVVAIAAKGCAEYTRKQLDELTDWVKRPQIGMSGLIYIRYGADGSLKSSVDKFFDESKLKGFVELANAQPGDLILVLAGKEERTRKAMSELRLEMGERLGLRDKNVFKPLWVIDFPLFEYAEEENRWVARHHPFTSPKPEHIEWMNDLSKYADIKANAYDIVLNGTEIGGGSIRIFQRELQEKMFAALGMTPDEANHKFGFLLGAFEYGAPPHGGIAFGFDRLCSLLGGSESIRDFIAFPKNNSGRDVMLDAPSEIDQPQLDELKLILKK; translated from the coding sequence ATGTATAGATCGCACACTTGCGGAGAATTGCGCATGGAGCACGTTGGTCAGCAGGTTTCGCTGGCCGGCTGGGTACAAACTACCAGGAGGATCAGCAAAACCATTTTATTCGTTGACCTACGCGACCGGTACGGTGTTACGCAGCTGCTGATGGGCGAAAACCTCGTGCAGCAGCTGGAAGAACAGCCCCTGGGCCGCGAGTTCGTAATACAGGTGAAAGGTAACGTAACCGAACGTGCCGCCAAAAACCCGAACATGCCTACCGGCGATATCGAGATCAGCGTTTCCGAACTGACTATACTTAACGGCGCCAAAACGCCCCCCTTCACTATACAGGACGATACCGACGGCGGTGACGAGCTGCGCATGAAATACCGCTACCTCGACTTACGCCGTAATGCCGTAAAACAAAACCTGGAACTGCGCTACCGCGTTAACCGCGCTGCCCGCAACTTCCTCGATACCAAAGGTTTTATGGATATTGAAACGCCCTTCCTCATCAAATCGACCCCGGAAGGTGCGCGCGACTTCGTAGTACCCAGCCGTATGAACGATAACCAGTTCTACGCCCTGCCACAAAGCCCGCAAACGTTTAAGCAACTGCTGATGGTGAGCGGGTACGACCGCTACTACCAGGTAGTAAAATGCTTCCGTGACGAGGACTTGCGTGCGGACAGGCAGCCGGAGTTCACGCAGATCGACTGCGAAATGAGCTTCGTAGAGCAGGAGGACATCCTCAACACGTTTGAGGGAATGACCAAATTCATCTTCAAAGAAATTAAAGGCATCGAGTTTAACGAAGCGTTCCCGCGCATGACCTGGGACGATGCCATGAAATACTACGGTAACGATAAACCAGACATCCGTTTCGAGATGAAACTGGTAGACTTTACGGCTGCTGCGCAAGGCAACGGCTTTAAAGTGTTCGACGATGCGGAACTGGTAGTAGCGATCGCCGCGAAAGGTTGCGCAGAGTACACCCGCAAACAACTGGACGAACTTACTGATTGGGTGAAACGCCCGCAGATCGGCATGAGCGGCCTGATTTATATCCGCTACGGTGCCGACGGTTCGCTGAAAAGCTCTGTAGACAAGTTTTTTGACGAAAGCAAACTGAAAGGTTTCGTAGAACTGGCCAACGCCCAACCCGGCGACCTGATACTGGTACTGGCCGGTAAAGAAGAGCGTACCCGTAAAGCCATGAGCGAACTGCGCCTGGAAATGGGCGAACGCCTGGGCCTGCGTGATAAAAACGTGTTCAAACCCCTGTGGGTGATCGATTTCCCGCTGTTTGAGTACGCGGAAGAAGAAAATCGCTGGGTAGCGCGTCACCACCCGTTCACATCTCCTAAACCGGAGCATATCGAGTGGATGAACGACCTGAGCAAATATGCCGATATTAAAGCCAACGCATACGATATCGTATTGAACGGTACCGAGATTGGTGGCGGTTCTATCCGTATTTTCCAGCGCGAACTGCAGGAAAAGATGTTTGCCGCCCTGGGTATGACGCCTGATGAGGCGAACCACAAGTTCGGCTTCCTTCTGGGGGCATTCGAATACGGTGCACCTCCGCATGGTGGTATTGCCTTCGGCTTCGACCGCCTTTGCTCCCTGCTGGGCGGCAGCGAAAGCATCCGCGACTTCATCGCCTTCCCGAAAAACAACTCTGGCCGCGATGTAATGCTGGACGCTCCGAGCGAAATCGACCAGCCGCAGCTGGACGAGCTGAAGCTCATTTTGAAGAAATAA
- a CDS encoding MBOAT family O-acyltransferase, whose protein sequence is MNINWKRISKAAIASLLILGTVTATAQRTKKKPVKKVATAKPVFSPVGIVNQLMNDSCLVPFFRKAENADEVSVLHLGDSHLQAGFFPGTVAAKLQEQFGNAGRGYVFPYNVAKTNGPTDYHWGTNSAWQAARVVEKTNWYTGPGGIVLYSQQPSADLSLTLRSGTISTAEVLYEGGALGDASVQPLPGAGNGLSMATLRFPEGTTTMGLRWSGVPDTKFYGAVLRNGQKGLLYHTVGINGAMFSNYNNMDLSLQVQAAWLRPNLVILSLGTNEAFGYLSASQFRAEIDETVTTLRKASPEGTVFILTTPPSGMGKAVRTPYRKKVNGKYKTYYRSKFRTNAHVAVLRNEIVSYCRAEGLACWDFYNIMKSDARFSRGWAADHLHFNATGYNLQGTLLAEAILKAFKNTITYSNMLTLEKLISQLLYDPKDPILFNSAFFLFFFAAFLVCYQLVSNSIRGRVWVFTLFSLYFFYKACGMYVGLVIIAAIVDFYLSNTIHRSQSQRTRKALLVFSIIINLGLLFLFKYTDFFIGVWNDLSHGHITPLGLLLPIGISFYTFENLSYTIDVYRKEINPVTDFLDYLFFLSFFPKLMMGPIVRAADFIPQIYKPFHVDAEDIGKGMYLILGGLIKKVIISDLIYQNFVVFIFDDPSRHTGLECLLGVYGYALVIYCDFSGYSDMAIGIARWTGFKIPQNFDTPYKSASITEFWRRWHISLSSWLRDYLYIPLGGNRKGKVRQYINQFLTMLIGGFWHGANWTFILWGALHGLMLGLDKTRMNFMKARGWDKWTGPKRMALRVAGILFTFHFVCFCWIFFHARTFDIALSLLHQVAYDFRGDLFVSVVSGYPAVFALMLAGFVLHFMPHLTWQKMELRLARLPLWGSVAVMVIFIWVLAQVKSSEPMLPIYLQF, encoded by the coding sequence ATGAATATAAACTGGAAACGCATTAGTAAAGCTGCGATTGCCAGTTTACTCATATTAGGGACAGTAACGGCGACGGCGCAACGTACCAAAAAGAAACCTGTAAAAAAAGTAGCGACGGCCAAGCCGGTCTTTTCGCCGGTGGGCATCGTGAATCAGCTGATGAACGACAGCTGCCTGGTACCATTTTTTCGCAAAGCGGAAAATGCAGACGAAGTATCGGTACTTCACCTGGGCGATTCGCACCTGCAGGCAGGCTTTTTTCCGGGTACGGTAGCGGCAAAGTTGCAGGAGCAGTTTGGGAATGCGGGGCGCGGATATGTATTTCCGTATAATGTAGCGAAAACCAACGGTCCGACAGATTATCACTGGGGGACCAACTCGGCCTGGCAGGCAGCCAGGGTGGTAGAGAAAACCAACTGGTATACGGGTCCGGGCGGTATTGTATTATACTCCCAGCAACCTTCGGCCGACCTGAGCCTGACGTTGCGGAGCGGCACCATCAGCACAGCAGAAGTATTGTACGAAGGCGGCGCCCTCGGCGATGCGTCGGTGCAACCACTGCCGGGAGCGGGTAATGGTTTGTCGATGGCTACGCTGCGTTTCCCTGAAGGCACCACTACCATGGGCCTGCGCTGGTCCGGTGTGCCAGATACGAAATTTTACGGGGCGGTGTTACGTAACGGGCAGAAGGGGTTATTATATCACACCGTAGGAATTAATGGAGCCATGTTTTCCAATTATAATAATATGGACCTGAGCCTGCAGGTACAGGCGGCCTGGCTGCGGCCCAACCTGGTGATATTATCGCTGGGTACCAATGAGGCCTTCGGGTATTTGTCTGCCAGCCAGTTTCGTGCGGAGATCGACGAGACGGTTACCACCTTGCGCAAGGCCAGTCCGGAAGGAACCGTGTTCATTTTAACCACGCCGCCCAGCGGGATGGGGAAGGCGGTGAGAACACCCTATCGTAAAAAAGTGAACGGGAAATATAAAACCTATTACCGCAGTAAGTTCAGGACCAATGCCCACGTAGCCGTGCTCCGTAACGAGATCGTCAGCTACTGTCGGGCGGAAGGACTGGCCTGCTGGGACTTTTATAACATCATGAAAAGTGACGCCCGCTTTAGCCGTGGCTGGGCCGCCGACCATTTACATTTTAACGCAACCGGCTACAACCTGCAGGGGACTTTGCTGGCAGAGGCCATCCTGAAGGCTTTTAAAAATACCATAACCTATAGTAACATGTTAACGCTGGAGAAGCTTATCTCGCAATTGCTGTACGATCCAAAAGATCCGATACTGTTTAACAGCGCCTTCTTTCTCTTCTTTTTCGCCGCCTTCCTGGTATGTTACCAACTGGTGAGCAACAGCATCCGTGGCCGGGTGTGGGTGTTTACCCTGTTTTCGCTTTACTTCTTTTACAAGGCCTGCGGTATGTACGTGGGGTTGGTGATCATTGCGGCCATCGTCGATTTCTATTTGTCGAACACCATTCACCGGTCGCAAAGCCAGCGAACACGCAAAGCCTTACTGGTATTTAGTATCATCATTAACCTGGGGCTGCTGTTCCTGTTCAAATACACCGACTTCTTTATCGGCGTGTGGAATGATTTGTCGCACGGGCACATTACCCCGCTTGGGCTGTTGCTGCCTATCGGGATTTCGTTCTATACCTTCGAGAACCTCAGTTATACCATTGACGTGTACCGGAAGGAGATCAATCCCGTCACCGACTTCCTGGATTATTTATTCTTCCTTTCCTTTTTCCCCAAACTGATGATGGGGCCTATCGTTCGGGCGGCCGACTTTATTCCGCAGATCTATAAGCCTTTTCATGTGGATGCGGAGGATATTGGGAAAGGCATGTACCTGATACTAGGAGGGCTGATCAAAAAAGTGATCATCTCCGACCTCATCTACCAGAACTTCGTGGTATTTATTTTTGATGATCCCAGCCGCCATACCGGTCTTGAATGCCTGTTGGGCGTGTATGGGTATGCGTTGGTGATCTATTGCGACTTTTCCGGTTACTCCGATATGGCCATTGGTATAGCCCGCTGGACCGGGTTTAAGATCCCGCAGAACTTCGACACGCCGTACAAGAGTGCGAGCATTACCGAGTTCTGGCGGCGCTGGCATATTTCGCTCTCCTCCTGGCTGCGCGATTACCTGTATATTCCGCTGGGCGGCAACCGTAAGGGTAAAGTGCGGCAATACATCAACCAGTTTTTAACCATGTTGATAGGAGGCTTCTGGCATGGCGCCAACTGGACATTTATATTATGGGGCGCCTTGCATGGGCTTATGCTCGGACTGGACAAAACCCGTATGAACTTTATGAAAGCCCGGGGCTGGGACAAATGGACCGGCCCGAAACGGATGGCACTACGCGTGGCGGGCATCCTGTTTACCTTCCACTTCGTATGTTTCTGCTGGATCTTCTTTCACGCCCGCACCTTTGATATTGCGTTGAGCCTGTTGCACCAGGTGGCGTACGACTTCCGTGGAGATTTATTCGTGAGCGTGGTGAGCGGTTACCCGGCGGTGTTTGCGCTGATGCTGGCAGGTTTTGTGTTGCACTTTATGCCGCATTTAACCTGGCAGAAGATGGAATTGCGGTTAGCGCGGCTGCCATTGTGGGGGAGCGTGGCCGTTATGGTGATCTTCATTTGGGTGCTGGCGCAGGTGAAATCCAGCGAGCCGATGCTGCCAATTTACCTCCAGTTTTAG
- a CDS encoding GDSL-type esterase/lipase family protein: MPSTGNKNPYPLFIITATLGCLIAISFVNRSFSLNGHTFRTLDILADLKSSPADSTEDSDDPESVTVASKDGDSTAAPRIITARNYLTYDGLVDYGILKPQDSSYGISHFMNALHELQTGKRKKVRIAYFGDSMIEGDLITQDLRDRLQAYFGGNGVGFVPATSIVASFRTSIGHTFSKNWKDYHYKNDPPASVALGLSGHTFYPSGQSWIRYVPVKRPHLDHFGEVSVLYGNANGNLLVNDKSVPLQGGEALNAVTIHLDSTRTDVTLSFNGDDQLPVYGAAFEDGQGIYVDNFSFRGISGIEMAKLSRQMWEDVQRVRPYDLVVLHYGANVLWKPELTDYDWYEKPMSKVADSLRQVLPHTSILMVGCADKSYRKNGTYVTAPGVKALLKTQHKIASKYGFAYWNLFHAMGGEGSMKKWVESDTALANKDYTHFNFRGASKVGELLYKAIMDEYKLETH, translated from the coding sequence ATGCCGTCAACAGGAAATAAAAATCCATATCCGCTCTTCATCATTACCGCAACACTTGGCTGCCTGATCGCCATTTCTTTTGTGAACAGGAGCTTTTCCCTGAATGGTCATACCTTTCGCACGCTGGACATACTGGCCGATCTGAAGTCTTCGCCGGCCGACAGCACGGAAGACAGCGATGATCCTGAATCGGTAACAGTGGCATCCAAAGACGGTGATTCTACCGCTGCTCCCCGCATAATTACTGCCCGCAATTATCTTACTTACGACGGCCTGGTCGATTACGGTATTCTTAAACCACAGGACTCCTCATACGGTATTTCGCATTTCATGAACGCGCTGCACGAGTTGCAGACCGGTAAACGTAAAAAAGTACGTATAGCCTACTTCGGCGACTCTATGATCGAAGGCGATCTTATCACCCAGGACCTTCGAGACCGCTTGCAGGCCTACTTTGGCGGTAACGGTGTGGGATTCGTACCTGCTACGTCCATCGTGGCATCGTTCCGTACGAGCATCGGGCATACCTTCTCTAAAAACTGGAAAGATTATCACTATAAAAACGATCCCCCGGCCAGCGTGGCACTGGGTTTATCGGGCCATACCTTTTACCCTTCAGGACAAAGCTGGATTCGTTATGTGCCGGTGAAGCGTCCGCACCTCGACCACTTTGGCGAGGTAAGCGTGTTGTACGGCAATGCGAATGGCAACCTGCTGGTGAACGACAAAAGTGTGCCGCTGCAGGGCGGCGAGGCGCTGAATGCGGTCACCATTCACCTGGATTCGACCCGTACCGATGTAACCCTCAGCTTTAATGGGGACGATCAGCTGCCGGTGTACGGTGCGGCGTTCGAGGACGGACAGGGCATTTATGTCGATAACTTCTCCTTTCGCGGCATCAGCGGTATTGAGATGGCTAAACTCTCCAGGCAGATGTGGGAGGATGTACAACGCGTACGGCCCTACGACCTGGTGGTATTGCATTACGGCGCCAACGTACTCTGGAAGCCCGAGCTGACCGACTACGACTGGTACGAAAAACCCATGAGCAAAGTGGCCGACTCCCTGCGCCAGGTGCTGCCGCATACCTCTATATTAATGGTGGGTTGTGCAGACAAGTCGTACCGTAAGAACGGTACCTACGTTACCGCGCCTGGCGTAAAAGCCCTGCTGAAAACACAACATAAAATAGCCAGCAAGTACGGCTTCGCCTACTGGAACCTGTTCCACGCCATGGGTGGTGAAGGTTCTATGAAAAAGTGGGTGGAGAGCGATACGGCGCTGGCCAATAAAGATTATACACACTTCAACTTCCGCGGCGCCTCTAAAGTAGGGGAGCTGCTGTACAAAGCCATCATGGATGAATATAAACTGGAAACGCATTAG
- a CDS encoding sigma-70 family RNA polymerase sigma factor, with protein sequence MNRDIAVMSQHVDELLWEYIRQDDHKAFEVLFVKYYRELTNTAFYYNSNSEEAEEIAADVLHSLWQKRATLEISSSLKAYLSVATRNATFNILRKKILVIETLTDAVVNEHRAEATDHMESKDIEEGIDRALRQLTARQREIFRLHRFQEYHPSEIAQLLQLSEGTVNFQLHKANKRLKEYFKGLIKKTGQYTEA encoded by the coding sequence GTGAACAGGGATATAGCGGTTATGAGCCAGCATGTAGATGAACTTTTATGGGAGTATATCCGGCAGGATGATCACAAAGCGTTTGAAGTGCTTTTTGTAAAGTATTACAGGGAGCTCACGAACACCGCTTTCTATTATAACAGCAACAGCGAAGAGGCCGAGGAAATTGCGGCCGATGTGCTGCACAGCCTCTGGCAGAAACGCGCCACTTTAGAAATCAGCAGCAGCCTGAAAGCCTACTTAAGCGTAGCCACCCGCAATGCCACATTCAACATCCTGCGGAAAAAGATATTGGTGATCGAAACGCTCACGGATGCCGTGGTGAACGAGCATCGTGCCGAAGCCACCGATCATATGGAATCAAAAGATATAGAGGAAGGCATCGATCGCGCTTTACGCCAGTTGACGGCCCGGCAGCGTGAGATTTTCCGGCTGCATCGTTTCCAGGAATATCATCCGTCGGAGATCGCGCAATTGTTACAGTTGTCGGAAGGTACGGTCAACTTTCAGCTACACAAAGCCAACAAAAGGTTGAAGGAATATTTTAAAGGATTGATAAAAAAGACCGGCCAATATACAGAAGCGTGA
- a CDS encoding glucosaminidase domain-containing protein: MRLRKHIRRTLLIGGLCVCSMFAHAQTRTAKAYIKEYSPVAVSLMQETGIPASVMIGVAMLESGMGTSRNAKMLKNHFGIVGKNNLAKRGETYRSKYREYKSVDESYKHFARVIAKKKWFSQLKGTTDVAVWLKHMSHSGYSSAGDIWITRVSAMIKRYKLYELDGNLELAKE; encoded by the coding sequence ATGCGTCTTCGAAAACATATCAGAAGGACTTTACTCATCGGCGGGCTTTGTGTTTGCTCGATGTTTGCGCATGCGCAGACTCGGACGGCCAAAGCTTACATCAAGGAGTATTCCCCTGTAGCGGTTTCCCTGATGCAGGAAACCGGGATACCGGCCAGTGTGATGATAGGCGTTGCGATGTTGGAGTCTGGCATGGGCACCAGTCGTAATGCTAAAATGCTGAAGAACCACTTCGGCATCGTGGGAAAAAACAACCTGGCCAAACGCGGCGAAACCTACCGGTCCAAATACCGGGAGTACAAGTCGGTGGATGAGTCCTACAAACACTTTGCGAGAGTGATCGCGAAGAAGAAGTGGTTCTCACAGCTGAAAGGTACTACGGATGTGGCCGTGTGGTTAAAACATATGTCGCACTCGGGATATTCGAGCGCGGGAGACATATGGATTACCAGGGTATCGGCCATGATTAAACGTTATAAATTATATGAGCTCGATGGCAATTTAGAACTGGCAAAAGAATAG
- a CDS encoding NAD(P)/FAD-dependent oxidoreductase: protein MQTDFIIVGQGIAGTMLSWFLLQEGKSVQVFDVEKPNSSSRVAAGIINPVSGRKFELAWMYDTFYPFALETYRKMEKSLGISCFTERDILHVWPSEQMRDAFVKRQNTAPQNAYFKTAADADTEHLFHQPLGTARVQGATVNLGALLPAWRQHLKSLGCLHEEKVDVMQLAMDGDCLKYKDITANYVIFCEGADIADNYYLNEIQFLLNKGEALLIKAPGLDNQQIVKKSITLVPQGNDLYWAGSNFDWDFEDATPGDNQRKELESSLQELLKVPFTVEDHVAAIRPSTKNRRPAVGLHPTVPQLGVLNGLGTKGCSLAPYLAWLFAQNLVKETPMLPETDIKRYFNAP, encoded by the coding sequence ATGCAAACCGATTTTATCATTGTAGGACAAGGTATTGCAGGCACCATGCTCAGCTGGTTCCTGCTGCAGGAAGGCAAAAGCGTACAGGTATTTGACGTGGAGAAGCCGAACAGCTCCTCGCGCGTAGCGGCGGGCATCATTAACCCGGTATCGGGCCGCAAGTTCGAGCTGGCGTGGATGTACGATACATTTTACCCTTTTGCGCTGGAAACTTACCGTAAAATGGAAAAAAGCCTCGGCATCAGTTGCTTTACCGAGCGCGATATCCTGCACGTATGGCCATCGGAGCAAATGCGCGATGCCTTCGTAAAAAGACAAAACACTGCCCCGCAAAACGCTTACTTCAAGACGGCTGCGGATGCCGATACGGAACACTTGTTTCACCAGCCACTGGGTACTGCCAGGGTACAGGGAGCTACCGTAAACCTGGGCGCCCTGCTGCCCGCCTGGCGCCAGCACCTGAAAAGCCTGGGCTGCCTGCACGAAGAAAAAGTAGACGTGATGCAGCTGGCTATGGACGGCGACTGCCTGAAGTATAAAGACATTACGGCCAATTACGTGATCTTCTGCGAAGGCGCCGATATTGCCGACAACTATTACCTCAACGAGATACAGTTCCTGCTCAACAAAGGAGAGGCGCTGCTGATCAAAGCACCCGGCCTCGACAACCAGCAGATCGTGAAAAAGAGCATTACGCTGGTACCCCAGGGCAACGACCTCTACTGGGCGGGCTCCAACTTCGACTGGGATTTTGAAGATGCCACCCCGGGCGACAATCAGCGTAAAGAGCTGGAAAGCTCCCTGCAGGAGCTGCTGAAGGTGCCTTTCACCGTGGAAGACCATGTAGCGGCCATTCGTCCCAGTACGAAGAACCGCCGTCCTGCGGTTGGTCTGCATCCAACGGTGCCGCAACTGGGGGTACTCAATGGTTTGGGTACGAAAGGCTGCTCCCTGGCGCCTTACCTGGCTTGGTTGTTTGCGCAAAACCTGGTGAAAGAGACGCCCATGCTGCCTGAAACAGATATTAAACGGTATTTTAACGCCCCCTGA